One Bacteroidales bacterium DNA window includes the following coding sequences:
- a CDS encoding DUF4159 domain-containing protein, which produces MRYILILFLLITGSTFAQSYQIALLKYNGGGDWYANPTSLTNLISFCNKNLKTNIDKDYATIEVGNAELFNYPFVHMTGHGNVIFNDQEAMNLRNYLLAGGFLHISDNYGMDKFLRLQMKKVFPELDFVELPFDYPIYHQKYNFNNGLPKIHEHDAKHPQGFGLLWEGRLICFYDYECDLGDGWEDPDVHKDSPETRLKALQMGANMIQYVFTK; this is translated from the coding sequence ATGCGATATATACTCATCCTGTTCCTGTTAATCACCGGGTCGACATTTGCTCAATCCTATCAGATTGCTTTGCTCAAATATAATGGCGGAGGCGACTGGTATGCAAATCCCACATCCCTGACAAACCTTATATCATTCTGTAATAAGAACTTAAAAACGAATATTGATAAGGATTATGCAACCATTGAAGTTGGCAATGCGGAATTGTTTAATTACCCCTTTGTGCATATGACCGGGCATGGGAATGTTATTTTTAATGACCAGGAAGCAATGAACCTGAGAAACTACCTGCTGGCCGGAGGATTTTTACACATCTCCGACAATTATGGCATGGATAAGTTTTTGAGGCTTCAGATGAAAAAAGTCTTTCCTGAGCTTGATTTCGTAGAGTTGCCCTTTGATTATCCCATATACCATCAAAAGTATAATTTCAATAATGGCTTGCCCAAAATTCATGAACATGACGCAAAGCATCCTCAGGGCTTTGGACTTTTATGGGAAGGAAGGTTAATCTGTTTCTATGATTATGAGTGTGACCTGGGAGATGGATGGGAAGATCCTGATGTTCATAAAGATTCACCTGAAACACGTCTGAAAGCTCTTCAGATGGGTGCAAATATGATACAATACGTCTTTACTAAGTAG